GTGCCGGGGTGCAACGTCGTGCTGCGCAGCACGAGCGTCATCGCGCAGTATCAGGCGGCGCTGCAGGGCGAAGCGCTGGCCGTTCTGCCGTGCTTCATGGCGGCGCAGGACCCGCGACTCGTGCCGCTGCTGGTCGACGATGTGGTCGTCACGCGTAGCTTCTGGATCTACTGCCACGAAGAATTGCGCACGCTCAAACGCATTACGGTGCTGTGGGATTACCTGCGCGACGCCGCGCAGCGCAACGACGCCCTGTTGCAAGGCAAGGCCGGACAACTGCTACTGACCTGACGCCGCGCGCTCAGCGAATCTTGCGCTGCTCATCCTCGATCACGGTCGGAATCGCGATGCGCATCGCTTCGACGAAACGGCGCAGACGCGCGGGGTAATACTTCGCGTACGGGTACAAGAGATACATCGGCAGCGGCGTCGAGCGCCATTTCGGCACGAGTTGAATCAGACGTCCCTGCGCGATGTCTTCGGCCATCACCCACGCCGACGCCACGCCCACGCCCAGACAACGCAATGCGGCACTGCGCAACGCGAACAGATTGTCCGTACTCATGCGCGGGTCGAATGTGATGCGCTCGCTCTCGTGCGTCTCGCGATGCGTCAGCGTGATGTCCGTCCGATAGAACGTGGTGAGTGCGAGCCACGGAAACGCCGTCAGTTCCGAGGGATGTTCGGGCATCGGGCGCCCCCGGAGCAAGTCGGGCGACGCCACGACGATGCGCGGCACGTCGGTCAGCAGGATCGCGACGTTCGACGGATCTTGCAATTCGCCCACGTGAATCGCGCAATCGATGCCCTCGGCAATGAAGTCCGGCTCGCGATCCTGCAAAAACCAGTGCACCTTCATCCCGGTGTAGCGATCGAGAAAGTCGGCCAGCGGCCCGATCATCATGTCCTGCCCGAACGCGTGCGGCACCAGCACGCGCAGCGTCCCCTCCGGCTCGGCCCCCGTGCCGCGCAGATCGGCCTCGAACGCCTCCCAACTGGTCACAAGCTCCTTGGCGCGCGCGAAACAACGCTCGCCGTCTTCGGTGAGCTTCATGCGATGGGTCGAGCGCTGAAGCAGTCGCAGGCCCAGTGAGCGCTCCAGCATTTGCAGCCGTCGGCTGACGGTCGGCTGCGTGGTGCCAAGCTGCGCCGCCGCCGCCGACAGGCTGCCGGATTCAACGATGCGCACGAAGGTCTGCATCAGTTCGACGCGATCGGCGCCGCCGGGTCTGAGGGCCGAAGGCGATGCGGAGGACGGGGGATCGAGTGGCTCTGTCATACGTCACACGTATAAAGGTTGTACGGATTATAGGTCTACCGCTGCACCGCACCAAGCGAGACACTACGCCCCGTACCTTCTTACTGGAGCCTCAAGCAATGAGTTCCGCGCAAATTTCGAACGCCCCCGACGCGAGCCGTGCGACGCCCCGGCCGCAGCCGGCGCTGTCCGCACGACTGATTCTGTTGCTGGCAACGGGCACGGGCCTGACCGTCGCCTCGCTGTACTACGCACAACCGATGCTCGGCATCATGACCGTCGACATCCACGCGGCCAACACGACCGTGGGATGGGTGCCGACACTCACCCAACTCGGTTACGCCCTTGGGATTCTGCTGCTCGTGCCGATGGGCGACATCATCGACCGCCGCCGCATCGTGCTCGTCAAGGGCGCGATTCTGACGCTGGCCTTGCTGCTGGCGGCCTTTGCCCCGGGCATCGGCACCTTGCTCGTCGCGAGTCTCGCCATCGGTCTGACGGCGACGATGGCGCAGGACATCGTGCCTGCGGCCGCCACCCTCGCCCCAGAGTCGATCCGGGGACGTGTGGTCGGCACCGTGATGACCGGCCTGCTGCTCGGGATTTTGCTGTCCCGCGTGGTGTCGGGCTTCGTCGCACAGAATTTCGGATGGCGGGCGATGTATGTGGTCGCAGCCATCAGCGTCGCGGGGTTCGGTGTGGTGGCGTGGCGCAGCCTGCCGTCGTTCCATCCGACGACGCAGATGTCCTATCGCCAACTGATCGGCTCGGTCGCGAGTCTGTGGCGTCGTCACCCGGCACTGCGCCGGGCAGCCTTCGCACAGGGCTTGCTGTCGGTCGGCTTCAGCGCGTTCTGGTCGACGCTGGCCGTGATGCTGCACGAAGCGCCGTTCCATCTGGGCGCAGCCGCCGCCGGTGCGTTCGGTCTGGCCGGTGCCGCCGGTGCGCTCGGTGCGCCGATTGCCGGTCGTATCGCGGACAAGAAGGGCCCTCAGATCGTGACGCGCCTCGGTGCAGGCCTTGTCGCCGTGTCGTTCGCCGCGATGCTGTTCGCCCCGCTGTTGAGCCCGCATGCCCAGTTGTGGCTGATCGGTCTGGGCGCCATCGGCTTCGACCTTGGCGTGCAGGTCGCCCTGATCTCGCATCAGACCATCGTGTACGGGATCGAACCGCCTGCCCGCAGCCGTCTGAACGCAGTGTTGTTCGTCTGTGTGTTCATCGGCATGTCGCTCGGTTCGGTGCTCGGCTCGCAGGCGCTGGCGCATTGGGGCTGGACGGGCGTCGCATCGCTCGCCATGCTGTCCGCGCTCGGTGCGCTGGCCGTGCGGATGTGGCCGGGCACGACGTCGGCACACTGATGTAGACGTATTGAGGAACGCATGTAAGAAGGGCCTTGCGGACGGTCTGTCTGCAAGGCCCTTTTTCTTTGTGTTTCGGGTGTTCAGCGCTGGACTGTTTTGGCGGC
This window of the Pandoraea sputorum genome carries:
- a CDS encoding LysR family transcriptional regulator; this translates as MTEPLDPPSSASPSALRPGGADRVELMQTFVRIVESGSLSAAAAQLGTTQPTVSRRLQMLERSLGLRLLQRSTHRMKLTEDGERCFARAKELVTSWEAFEADLRGTGAEPEGTLRVLVPHAFGQDMMIGPLADFLDRYTGMKVHWFLQDREPDFIAEGIDCAIHVGELQDPSNVAILLTDVPRIVVASPDLLRGRPMPEHPSELTAFPWLALTTFYRTDITLTHRETHESERITFDPRMSTDNLFALRSAALRCLGVGVASAWVMAEDIAQGRLIQLVPKWRSTPLPMYLLYPYAKYYPARLRRFVEAMRIAIPTVIEDEQRKIR
- a CDS encoding MFS transporter, whose amino-acid sequence is MSSAQISNAPDASRATPRPQPALSARLILLLATGTGLTVASLYYAQPMLGIMTVDIHAANTTVGWVPTLTQLGYALGILLLVPMGDIIDRRRIVLVKGAILTLALLLAAFAPGIGTLLVASLAIGLTATMAQDIVPAAATLAPESIRGRVVGTVMTGLLLGILLSRVVSGFVAQNFGWRAMYVVAAISVAGFGVVAWRSLPSFHPTTQMSYRQLIGSVASLWRRHPALRRAAFAQGLLSVGFSAFWSTLAVMLHEAPFHLGAAAAGAFGLAGAAGALGAPIAGRIADKKGPQIVTRLGAGLVAVSFAAMLFAPLLSPHAQLWLIGLGAIGFDLGVQVALISHQTIVYGIEPPARSRLNAVLFVCVFIGMSLGSVLGSQALAHWGWTGVASLAMLSALGALAVRMWPGTTSAH